A single window of Colletes latitarsis isolate SP2378_abdomen chromosome 11, iyColLati1, whole genome shotgun sequence DNA harbors:
- the Ppa gene encoding F-box and leucine rich repeat protein partner of paired, whose translation MEESHLLMTELPALTPSRGTTLLHRSGYYYQLHQPHLAIPTTQNQAILYNSGNTPHYNSGATGLPAYAQSILSRQQPQAAQDTVPTSTHVSCLYPEILALIFSYLEVRDKGCAAQVCIAWRDAAYHRSVWRGVEAKLHLRKQAPALFASLVKRGVKRVQVLSLRRGLGDVLKGIPNLESLNLSGCYNINDVVLIKAFSQEYPMLTELNLSLCKQVSDITLSCIAKYLQNLEHLELGGCRNITNDGLLCIACYLKKLKRLDLRSCWQICNDGIAYLAGIHPQTHGASFLMEQFAGIVNFDVAGGNFALEHLSLQDCQRVTDEALRHISTGLATLKSINLSFCVCIGDTGVKHLAKMSSLRELNLRSCDNISDVGMAYLAEGGSRISSLDVSFCDKISDQALVYISQGLFNLKSLSLSACQISDEGICKIAQTLHDLETLNIGQCSRLTDKGLYTISESMKNLKCIDLYGCTRISTNGLERIMKLPQLSTLNLGLWHVR comes from the coding sequence ATGGAGGAAAGTCATCTGTTGATGACGGAACTTCCGGCGTTAACGCCGAGTCGCGGCACGACGTTGCTTCATCGTTCAGGATATTATTATCAATTGCACCAGCCGCACTTGGCAATACCGACCACTCAAAATCAAGCGATTCTTTACAATTCGGGTAACACACCGCATTACAATAGCGGCGCCACAGGTTTGCCGGCGTACGCGCAAAGTATTTTGTCGAGGCAACAACCGCAAGCAGCGCAGGACACCGTGCCAACAAGCACGCACGTTTCCTGCCTTTATCCTGAAATACTAGCGTTGATTTTCAGTTAcctggaagtcagggataaagGATGCGCCGCCCAAGTGTGCATCGCGTGGAGGGACGCGGCATACCATCGGTCTGTCTGGCGAGGGGTCGAGGCGAAGTTGCACCTAAGGAAGCAAGCACCAGCGTTATTTGCTAGTCTGGTAAAGAGGGGGGTGAAGAGGGTTCAGGTGTTGTCATTGCGAAGAGGCCTCGGCGACGTTTTGAAAGGCATACCGAACCTGGAGTCGTTGAATCTCTCGGGCTGCTACAACATCAACGACGTAGTGTTGATAAAAGCTTTCTCTCAAGAATACCCGATGCTCACGGAATTGAATCTCTCGTTGTGCAAGCAAGTGTCGGACATCACCCTCAGTTGCATAGCGAAATATTTGCAGAATCTCGAGCACCTGGAACTCGGCGGTTGCCGGAACATCACGAACGACGGACTTCTGTGCATAGCGTGTTATCTGAAGAAGTTGAAGAGACTGGATCTGCGAAGTTGTTGGCAAATATGTAACGACGGCATCGCCTATCTGGCGGGCATTCATCCGCAAACGCACGGCGCGAGCTTTTTGATGGAACAGTTCGCCGGTATAGTTAATTTCGACGTGGCCGGCGGAAACTTCGCGCTGGAACATTTGAGCCTTCAAGATTGCCAACGGGTAACCGACGAGGCGCTTCGACACATATCCACTGGGCTGGCCACCTTGAAGTCCATTAATCTGTCGTTTTGCGTTTGCATCGGTGACACCGGGGTGAAACACTTGGCCAAGATGTCCAGCCTGCGCGAACTAAATTTACGGTCATGCGACAATATCTCTGACGTCGGGATGGCCTACCTCGCCGAGGGTGGCAGCAGAATTTCCTCGTTGGATGTGTCGTTCTGCGATAAAATCAGTGACCaagctctcgtttatatttctcAGGGATTGTTCAACTTGAAGTCGCTCTCGTTGTCCGCCTGTCAAATCAGCGACGAGGGCATTTGCAAGATCGCGCAGACGTTGCACGACTTGGAAACGTTGAACATTGGTCAGTGTAGCAGATTGACGGACAAAGGTCTCTACACGATCTCCGAGAGCATGAAGAACTTGAAATGTATCGATCTCTACGGATGTACCAGGATAAGTACCAACGGGCTCGAAAGGATTATGAAGTTGCCGCAGCTGAGTACGTTGAATCTTGGTCTTTGGCACGTGCGGTGA